In Anaerococcus prevotii DSM 20548, the genomic window TGATAGATGGCGTATACTAGGAATCTGAATATATCATGGTCTACGAGATCTGGCTTACCTCCAGTTTCTTCCTAAGAAATTAGAAATTATATAGACTTTTATCAGCAAGTACTTTGCCTTTAGTAGTATCTCATTCGACTTTTAGTTGTTTTCTATTAGGTCTTTGAATCTTTTCTCCAATTTATCTATAAAATTATTGTAAGCTTTCTCCATTAGATATCATTTTTATAATTTTTGAATAGCATTAGATATTTGTATATATTAGCCTAATCTTTAAAGTAAATCCACGATATGGCAGAAGGAAATAGCTTAAAATTTATTTGATTAGTAGTAAATATTTCTCCATCTATATTAGCAAGAAAGGCCTTATCAGAGGAGATTTGTCCACAACTTATTTTATACTCATTGAGCTGAGGGCTAGTCCTGTGCTTGCCTTTTTTGTATTTTAGAATCATAAAGGGAAGCTTATAGAAGGGGATCTTCTCTGCTGTGATTAGGTTTACTAATCCATCATTAAGACTCGCTTCTGGAGCTGGGTTAAAGCCTGATCCGTAGTAGGCTCCGTTACAGATTGCACTTATTAGAAACTCACCTTCGATTTCCTTACTTTCTCCATTTTCCATTAGTATTTTGATCTTAAGATTCTCATAACCTATATTTCTAAGTGAAGATATAACTGCTTTTATATAGGCCTTTTTTCCAAGCTTTGGATTTTTTTCTAAAAACTTGTAAGCCTCCTTTAAGACTTGAGTGTCAAATCCAAGGCTTGTTACATTTATACAAAGCTTGTCATTAATTTGGATTAAATCTATAGGACTTGTGTAATAAGAAAAGATTTTTTCTAGTTTAAAGTTTTTGTAATCGAAGTTTTTAGCAAAATCATTGCCTGTACCGGTTGGTATTAGGCCGATAGATATATCTTTACCATAAGCTGTATTT contains:
- a CDS encoding diacylglycerol/lipid kinase family protein, coding for MKKILFIISSKAGKTEFDVNKNELLALQKKAPGDSVIEVIETKYKGHIDEIIEDFAKEDNFEKYAIICGGDGSLNELANTAYGKDISIGLIPTGTGNDFAKNFDYKNFKLEKIFSYYTSPIDLIQINDKLCINVTSLGFDTQVLKEAYKFLEKNPKLGKKAYIKAVISSLRNIGYENLKIKILMENGESKEIEGEFLISAICNGAYYGSGFNPAPEASLNDGLVNLITAEKIPFYKLPFMILKYKKGKHRTSPQLNEYKISCGQISSDKAFLANIDGEIFTTNQINFKLFPSAISWIYFKD